The sequence TCCATTATATTTGGGAGAAATTTGTTTCAAACTGCATTTCAGATGAATCGTTTCCAACCATGAAATTGGTTGATGAGGTTCAGAAAGGATTGGCGCATCGACCTTTTAATCCGTATGCTGAAAGTCATAATCTATTTATGGATAAATTGGCGCAGAAATTGGACATCCTTTTAGAAAAATATCCTTACATGAATTTTAGATAAGATGACAAATAAAAAAAAAAATATATTCAGATTGGTTGGTGTGATATTGATAATGCTAGTTGGAGCATTTTTTTATCATATAATCGGTACGCCATTTAGTAAAGAAAGCAATGTGCAACCCGATTCAGAAATCATCACACAACAATTAAAAAATGTAAGTAAATTGGTAGTTAACGAAGCGAAGCTTTCGCAAATTTACAACTACAAAGACCAAAAGTCGTATTTGATGAATTTGTTTACGTTTGATAAAAAAGCAATGGTTTTAATCAATGCTGATGTTCAAGTAATGTACGATTTATCGAAATTGGAATATCAGATTGATGAAACGAATAAAGTACTAAAGATTACTTCAATTCCGAAAGAAGAAATTAAGATTAGTCCGGATATTAAAATTTACAACATCGAAGATTCGACTTTTAATACCTTTAAAGGCGAAGATTACAATA comes from Flavobacterium sp. I3-2 and encodes:
- a CDS encoding DUF4230 domain-containing protein, with translation MTNKKKNIFRLVGVILIMLVGAFFYHIIGTPFSKESNVQPDSEIITQQLKNVSKLVVNEAKLSQIYNYKDQKSYLMNLFTFDKKAMVLINADVQVMYDLSKLEYQIDETNKVLKITSIPKEEIKISPDIKIYNIEDSTFNTFKGEDYNKISETIKAEFAKKIENSNIQSNAQNRLISELAKFLVVTKSLGWTLKYQDQVINSQTDFAIPIQG